Proteins from a genomic interval of Papaver somniferum cultivar HN1 chromosome 4, ASM357369v1, whole genome shotgun sequence:
- the LOC113272303 gene encoding uncharacterized protein LOC113272303 — translation MRKPPKRRPNYKFEYYWTDHPHFKDNIQSKWETTSGDTMERLNSLGEGLTKWSMQTFGDTKREIESEKQKLVDLQATTHSVDIREEEKEIFQKIITLEKRDKMFWQQRNKSKWIPSTDKNTQVFHVSVIHRRSKNKIIALKQDDGEWISDNEQIKNHLLTHFQNVFTKDSNVSPNLFSFENSNMLSEEDCRSLSTIPNAEEIFNVVKNMGSLKFPGPDGYPAVFYKKC, via the coding sequence ATGAGGAAGCCACCAAAAAGAAGACCAAATTACAAATTTGAATACTACTGGACTGATCATCCTCATTTCAAAGATAATATTCAATCAAAATGGGAAACAACATCTGGAGATACAATGGAAAGACTAAACAGCTTGGGGGAAGGTCTCACTAAATGGAGCATGCAAACTTTTGGGGACACAAAGAGAGAGATTGAAAGTGAGAAGCAGAAGCTTGTTGATTTGCAGGCCACAACACATTCAGTGGACATaagggaagaagagaaagaaatctTTCAGAAAATCATTACTCTTGAGAAAAGAGATAAGATGTTTTGGCAACAGAGAAACAAATCCAAATGGATCCCTTCCACAGATAAAAACACCCAGGTATTTCATGTATCTGTTATCCACAGAAGAAGTAAAAACAAAATCATTGCCCTCAAACAAGATGATGGAGAATGGATATCAGATAATGAACAAATAAAAAATCATCTCTTAACTCATTTTCAGAATGTGTTTACAAAGGACTCTAATGTATCTCctaatcttttttcttttgaaaactcTAATATGCTTAGTGAAGAAGATTGCAGGTCATTAAGCACAATTCCTAATGCTGAAGAGATTTTTAATGTGGTGAAGAACATGGGATCTCTAAAGTTCCCAGGTCCAGATGGCTATCCGGCTGTTTTCTACAAGAAATGCTGA
- the LOC113275097 gene encoding wall-associated receptor kinase 1-like, which translates to MFQQQLLLIQLSCWLTLLVSFVAAFGDTKRGDCQAKCGDVSIPYPFGITVGGDDDSRGAGGCSIHGVGYGYSVNCNTSYHPPRPFIGISNNLEILGISETEIHLKTLPDILCYNRSGDLVLNVSSDYMDLFEISFTFSATKNRLFSLGCGSLGFTNGYKRFDQIKSTSSSCISWCDSMEDVNEEACDGGGCCQVSHAKGLKQIEAELIWDPNTTATNLLSFNPCTYTFVADHEQFTFSASSLMSAPDRDIPIAVDWAIGNMTCEESQKDPTTFACQKTTYCNNSDNNPGYRCTCLEGYRGNPYLSPGCTGIGE; encoded by the exons ATGTTTCAACAACAACTGCTGTTAATCCAACTCTCCTGCTGGTTAACATTATTAGTATCATTCGTTGCTGCATTTGGCGACACAAAGCGAGGAGATTGCCAAGCTAAGTGCGGTGATGTTAGTATTCCTTACCCGTTCGGTATAACTGTTGGAGGTGATGATGATTCTCGAGGAGCAGGAGGTTGCTCCATTCATGGAGTTGGGTATGGCTATAGCGTCAACTGTAATACTTCTTATCACCCTCCAAGGCCCTTTATTGGCATAAGTAATAATCTTGAAATATTGGGTATATCAGAAACCGAAATTCACTTAAAAACCCTTCCAGATATCTTATGTTACAATAGGTCTGGTGATCTGGTGTTGAATGTATCGAGTGACTACATGGATTTGTTTGAGATCTCGTTTACGTTCTCAGCCACAAAGAACAGATTATTCTCTCTTGGGTGTGGAAGTTTAGGGTTTACCAACGGTTACAAGCGGTTTGATCAGATTAAGTCCACTTCCTCCTCGTGTATTTCATGGTGTGACAGTATGGAAGACGTGAATGAAGAAGCTTGTGACGGTGGTGGGTGCTGCCAGGTTAGCCACGCGAAGGGGCTAAAACAAATTGAGGCTGAATTGATATGGGATCCTAATACTACTGCCACAAACTTGTTATCCTTCAACCCTTGCACTTACACATTTGTAGCTGATCATGAACAGTTCACGTTCTCTGCATCGAGTCTTATGTCTGCACCGGACAGAGATATTCCTATCGCTGTTGATTGGGCAATAGGGAATATGACATGTGAAGAATCACAAAAAGATCCGACCACTTTCGCATGCCAAAAAACCACTTACTGTAACAATTCAGACAACAATCCCGGGTATCGCTGCACTTGCCTTGAAGGTTACAGGGGGAACCCTTATCTTAGTCCTGGATGCACGGGTAT AGGTGAATGA